From Coturnix japonica isolate 7356 chromosome 3, Coturnix japonica 2.1, whole genome shotgun sequence, the proteins below share one genomic window:
- the LOC107311656 gene encoding neuromedin-B receptor-like produces MDIQTSSAVLRTCAKAIAIWIISILLSVPEAVFSELAHINDTDNATFTACIPYPMTDDMHPKIHSVLIFLVYFLIPLAIISIYYYHIAKSLIRSAHNIPGENNEHSKRLMETRKRLAKIVLVFVGFFAICWFPNHVLYMYRSFNYNEIDSSIGHMVVTLVARVLSFCNSCVNPFALYLLSESFRRHFNNQLCCRKKSQRERSASYLRNSSAIQTTSLKSNTRNTVTSVTQLNGHNLKQEMSL; encoded by the exons ATGGACATCCAGACCTCCAGTGCAGTGCTACGGACCTGTGCAAAAGCCATTGCCATTTGGATAATATCCATACTCCTATCAGTTCCTGAAGCAGTGTTCTCTGAACTGGCCCACATCAATGACACAGATAACGCCACTTTCACAGCATGTATACCATACCCCATGACAGATGACATGCACCCAAAAATCCATTCTGTGCTGATTTTCCTTGTGTATTTCCTTATTCCTCTTGCCATTATTAGTATCTATTACTATCATATTGCAAAGAGTTTAATAAGAAGTGCCCATAATATCCCTGGAGAAAACAATGAGCACTCAAAACGACTG ATGGAAACTCGGAAACGTCTGGCAAAAATTGTTCTAGTTTTTGTTGGCTTCTTTGCTATCTGTTGGTTTCCTAACCATGTGCTATACATGTACCGGTCTTTCAATTACAATGAGATTGATTCATCAATAGGGCATATGGTTGTTACCTTAGTGGCCCGAGTGCTAAGCTTCTGCAACTCTTGTGTCAATCCATTTGCACTGTATTTGCTCAGTGAGAGTTTCAGAAGACATTTCAACAACCAGCTTTGCTGCCGGAAGAAATCTCAGCGAGAGAGATCTGCCAGTTACTTGCGCAACTCTTCTGCCATACAGACAACTTCCCTGAAAAGTAATACCAGGAACACAGTGACTAGCGTGACACAACTGAATGGGCACAACTTGAAACAAGAAATGTCATTATGA